CCATTTTTATAGCCTCGGGACGTGTCCCGAAAACCGTCATAACTTTAATCATTTTTTTCTTCTCCTTTTTCCGTGCCGGAATTTTTGGTGTTATCTTCTGTGTTATCTTCAGTTTTTCCGTCTGTATTTTCGTCTGTAACAATTTCTGTTTTCTGTATATTTTTGCCTTTTTTTCCCGAGCCGAACACAACGTCACCGCTCTGTTTTTCTGTCTTTTCGCGGTGAATGGTTATATAAATACTGAAAACCGCAACTATAAGAATTGACACAACAATCCAAATTGCCTGCTGTGCGCCTCTGTCTACCATAACCACCGCGGTAAGTCCCAAAAGCGTGCTGATTATATAAAGTATCGCAACCGCCTGTTTCTGCGAAAATCCCATATCCATAAGCTTGTGATGAAGATGTCCCCTGTCCGCGGTCATAACGGGTTTACCGTTCCAAACGCGCCTTACAATCGCAAAAAGCGTATCGAAAATCGGCAGTCCGAGAATTAAAAACGGCGCCACAAACGATATGATAAGGTAGCCTTTAAACAAGCCCTGTATGCAGATTATCGAGAGCATAAATCCCAAAAACTGCGCGCCGGTGTCGCCCATAAAAATTTTAGCCGGATTAAAGTTAAACGGCAAAAATCCTATGCACGCGCCTGCAAGCGCCGCCGAGATTATCGCAACCGTCGGTTCGCGCAGAAGTATTGCTATAAAGAAAAGCGAAAACGTCGCAATGGACGATACACCTGCCGCAAGTCCGTCAAGTCCGTCGATTAAGTTAACTGCGTTTGTCACCGCGACAATCCATATCACCGTGACGGGTATGCTCGCCCAGCCGAGGGGCAGAATTCCGCCCTTTATGATGAAATCGGGCACCGAAAGATAGGTTATTTTTATTCCGTTAAGCGCAACGACAACCGCCGCGAGAAGCTGGAACAAAAGCTTTTTCTTCGGTTTAAGTTCAACGGTGTCGTCCACAATTCCCATTGCAACAATGATAATCGATCCTAAAAGTATACCGCGCAGTGTTTCGTCAATCGGACGGTAAAAGCACAAAAGGCTGATAAACGTTCCGTAGAATATCGCAAGTCCGCCGATGAGCGGAGTTGATTTTTTGTGTATTCGCCTTTTTCCGTCGGGCACGTCCACCGCGCCCATTTTAAACGCCATTTTGCGCACTAACGGTGTGGACACAAAAGACAGAATAAACGCGAGCGAAAAGCTTAAAATCAGCGTTGTTAACATATCCATTTAATATTTCTCCTGCCTTTTGAATTAAAATTTTCTGTCCACAAAACCGAGCTTTCTGTGAACCTTGGAGAGTGTGCGCGACGCAAGTTTCTGTGCCGCAAGCGCACCTTTTTTGTATATTTCTTCAATGTATGCTTTGTCTTTTATAAGCGCGTTATAACGTTCGCGTATCGGACGGAGTTCTTCAACCGCCGCCTCGGCAACGCTCTGTTTAAAGTCGCCGTAGCCTTTGCCGTCAAATTCCGCTTCAATATCGCTTATCTCTTTTTTAGTGATTGCGGAATAAATATTTATAAGGTTGTTAATTCCGTCGTGTCCCTCGCGCACTTTTATAAGATTGTCCGAGTCGGTCACGGCGCGTTTGATTTTACGCACAATCGCGTCGGGAGTATCGAGGATTGAAATAAATCCGTTCTCGTTGGGGTCGGATTTCGACATTTTCGAGGTCGGCTCCTGAAGGCTCATAATTCTTGCGCCTGCTTTGGGTGTAAAGCCTTCGGGGATTTTAAACACATTTCCGTAAACGCCGTTAAAACGCATTGCAATATCGCGCGTGATTTCAAGGTGCTGTTTCTGGTCGCTGCCGACGGGAACAAGGTCGGTCTGATAAAGCAAAATATCCGCCGCCATAAGCACGGGATACGTGAAAAGTCCTGCGTTTATATTGTCCGCGTGTTTTGCGCATTTGTCCTTATACTGCGTCATTCTCGAAAGTTCGCCCATATATGTAAAACAGCTTAAAACCCACGAAAGTTCCGCGTGCTGGGGAACGTGCGACTGGAAGAACAGAATGTTTTTCTCCGCGTCAATTCCGCACGCAAGATACTGCACCAAAAATTCAATACATCTTTTTCTCAAAAGCGCACTGTCTTGACGCACCGTGATTGAGTGCAGGTCAACCACCGAAAAAAGGCAGTTGTAATCGTTTTGCAAATCTACCCAGTTTTTCAGCGCGCCTATATAGTTACCCAGCGTAATGCAACCCGTCGGCTGGATACCGCTGAATATAATTTTCTTTTTTTCTGTCTTGTTTTCCGCATTGTTTTCCATTGTATTCACACCTTTTTATACGTATTCTTTAAGAATTTCGCCGAGAATTTTCATTCCCTCGTCTATTTTTTCGTTTGACACGGTTGTATAGTTTAATCTGAAGCAGTTTGACACCTTGTCAATGTCAGCCATACACGTTCTGCCGGGCACAAACGCAATGCCCTTTTCAACCGCTTTTTCAAATATTTTGCCTGTGTCAATGCCCTCGGGCATAGTGCACCAGAGGAAAATTCCGCCGTCGGGATTTGTAAGGCTAACGCTGTCGGGGAAATATTTTTTTGCGCCGTCAAGCATTGCCGCGCATTTTTCACCGCATTTCTGGGCAGAAATTTTTATATGTTCGTCAAAATCGTAATTGTTTATATAATCCGTTACCATCATCTGATTTAAAAGCGGAGTGTGTACGTCGTTAACCTGTTTTACAACCACAACTCTGTCCATAATGTCCTTATGGCAAGTCAAAAATCCAACTCTCATACCGGGCGAAAGAGTTTTCGAGAATGAGCCGACGTACATGACTCTGCCCTCGTCGTCAAACGATTTTATCGCCGCAACGTCCTCACCCCTGAAACGAAGTTCGCCGTAAGGATTATCCTCCAAAATAAGGCAGTTGTATTTTTTCGCAATTTCCAAAAGTTTTTTGCGTTTTTCAAGACTTAATGTAATACCCGTCGGATTCTGGAAGGTTGTGATGGTGTATATAAATTTGATATTTTTCTCGGTTTTTAATATATTTTCAACCTGTTCAAGGTCGATACCGTCCTCTTTAACTTCCGCCTCAAAAAGGCGCGCATTATACGAACGGAACGAATTGAGCGCGCCGATAAAACTGGGCGCCTCGACGATAACACCATCGCCCTCGTTCAAGAGTGCTTTACCCACAAGGTCGATTGCCTGCTGTGCGCCTGTGGTTATAATGGTCTGGTCAAAATCTTTGCCGACGTTTTTTTGAGCATTTCTTTTTTCAACAATCTCGATAAGCGGAGCATAACCCTCCGTTATGCCGTAAATAAGCGCTTTTGCGCCGTTTTTTTCAAGTATACCGTCCGCAATTTTTCCAAGCTCTTTTGCAGGGAAAAGTTCGGGCGACGGAATACCGCCGGCAAACGAAATGATGTTGCTTTTGCCGAGCATTTTAAAAATTTCTCTTATAGCCGAAGCCTTAAGCGATTTAACCCTTTCGGAAAGTAAATTTGAATATTCCATTTTTATGTCCTCCTAAAGCGAATTTTTAAGTATTTCACGCAGTTTGTATATTATAACGGCGGAATCGCACCGTCTTAAGTTTGCCGACGGCATAAAGCTTCCGTCACCGAAACCGTTTAAAATTTTCATATCTTTGAGCGCATACACATATTTTTTATTCTGCGCATTTATTTCACTGTCATCTGTGAATAAAACTCCGTAGTCACCGCGCACGGAAACACCCGAAAATTCAAGTATTTTTGCCGATATAACCGCGGTTTGCTCACGTGTTATATACTCATCAAAATCGGTATCGTACGGCAAAAAATCAACAATTCCCGCGTCTTCCGCCGACGCAATATACGGATAACTCCAGTCGTTTTTGTCAAGCTTTTCAAAATCGCAGTTAAATTCCTCGCTGTACAAACCGCCGACAAGCACCGCAAGCTTGATAAATTCTTTGATTTTCACATTGCCGCCGGGTGCAAAAACTCCCTCGCACCGTCCCGAAACAATGCCGTCACGGGATAACGCATACACGCTTTGATGCGCCCATTCAAAACCTATCAAATCGGCAAAAACCGTGTCGCTGTCCGTTGTGCTTTCGGGTGTGTAGTCCTCGGTTGACGCGTTGTAATGCGAAATAATTCTCGAAATGTCCTCCTGCGCAAAAGCCGTCTGAAAAGCGGCGGCAAGCGCAATTAAAAATGCAAATTTCTTCACGGCAGCATACACCTTAAAATGTCGCAGTCGCCCGAAATTTTATAATTTTTAAGGCACGCAGGGATTAAAAACGTGTCGCCTGCGGAAAATTTCTCTTTTTTACCGCCGTCGTATTCGATAAAGCCGTCACCCTCAAGAAACATCACCGCATTAAACGTTTTTTCTTCGGTGTCAAAGCATTTTTCACCGTGAACGGTATGTTTAACGACTTTAAAATATTCGCACTCCGCAACGGTGCATTCGTCAAGATTTTCCGCGTTGCAATACGCTTTTTCGTAAACACCGAGTTTTGCAACTTCAAGCGCCTTGTCAAGATGAAGTTCGCGCAAATTTCCGTCCTTATCGCGTCTGTTGTAGTCATACAAACGGTAGGTCGTGTCACTGCTCTGCTGAATTTCGGCAACTATAAGACCTGCGCAGAGGCAATGCACCGAACCGCCTCGGATAAAGAAACAGTCGCCTTTTTTAACGTCGTAATATTTTATAATATCCTGCAAAGTGCCGTCTTTCGCGGCTTTTTCCACCTCGTCTTTGGTAA
The window above is part of the Qingrenia yutianensis genome. Proteins encoded here:
- a CDS encoding glycosyltransferase family 4 protein gives rise to the protein MDMLTTLILSFSLAFILSFVSTPLVRKMAFKMGAVDVPDGKRRIHKKSTPLIGGLAIFYGTFISLLCFYRPIDETLRGILLGSIIIVAMGIVDDTVELKPKKKLLFQLLAAVVVALNGIKITYLSVPDFIIKGGILPLGWASIPVTVIWIVAVTNAVNLIDGLDGLAAGVSSIATFSLFFIAILLREPTVAIISAALAGACIGFLPFNFNPAKIFMGDTGAQFLGFMLSIICIQGLFKGYLIISFVAPFLILGLPIFDTLFAIVRRVWNGKPVMTADRGHLHHKLMDMGFSQKQAVAILYIISTLLGLTAVVMVDRGAQQAIWIVVSILIVAVFSIYITIHREKTEKQSGDVVFGSGKKGKNIQKTEIVTDENTDGKTEDNTEDNTKNSGTEKGEEKND
- a CDS encoding type I phosphomannose isomerase catalytic subunit translates to MKTQPIFKDYLWGGTNLSKKYGKANGGFLAESWELSCLEKAPVKIANGEFKGQFLKDVIEKNKSLIMGKNGENEKEFPLLFKFLDANKDLSVQVHPEGENGKTEMWYIVDAKEGAKIGFGFVRDVTKDEVEKAAKDGTLQDIIKYYDVKKGDCFFIRGGSVHCLCAGLIVAEIQQSSDTTYRLYDYNRRDKDGNLRELHLDKALEVAKLGVYEKAYCNAENLDECTVAECEYFKVVKHTVHGEKCFDTEEKTFNAVMFLEGDGFIEYDGGKKEKFSAGDTFLIPACLKNYKISGDCDILRCMLP
- the trpS gene encoding tryptophan--tRNA ligase, giving the protein MENNAENKTEKKKIIFSGIQPTGCITLGNYIGALKNWVDLQNDYNCLFSVVDLHSITVRQDSALLRKRCIEFLVQYLACGIDAEKNILFFQSHVPQHAELSWVLSCFTYMGELSRMTQYKDKCAKHADNINAGLFTYPVLMAADILLYQTDLVPVGSDQKQHLEITRDIAMRFNGVYGNVFKIPEGFTPKAGARIMSLQEPTSKMSKSDPNENGFISILDTPDAIVRKIKRAVTDSDNLIKVREGHDGINNLINIYSAITKKEISDIEAEFDGKGYGDFKQSVAEAAVEELRPIRERYNALIKDKAYIEEIYKKGALAAQKLASRTLSKVHRKLGFVDRKF
- a CDS encoding S-layer homology domain-containing protein, coding for MKKFAFLIALAAAFQTAFAQEDISRIISHYNASTEDYTPESTTDSDTVFADLIGFEWAHQSVYALSRDGIVSGRCEGVFAPGGNVKIKEFIKLAVLVGGLYSEEFNCDFEKLDKNDWSYPYIASAEDAGIVDFLPYDTDFDEYITREQTAVISAKILEFSGVSVRGDYGVLFTDDSEINAQNKKYVYALKDMKILNGFGDGSFMPSANLRRCDSAVIIYKLREILKNSL
- a CDS encoding aminotransferase-like domain-containing protein translates to MEYSNLLSERVKSLKASAIREIFKMLGKSNIISFAGGIPSPELFPAKELGKIADGILEKNGAKALIYGITEGYAPLIEIVEKRNAQKNVGKDFDQTIITTGAQQAIDLVGKALLNEGDGVIVEAPSFIGALNSFRSYNARLFEAEVKEDGIDLEQVENILKTEKNIKFIYTITTFQNPTGITLSLEKRKKLLEIAKKYNCLILEDNPYGELRFRGEDVAAIKSFDDEGRVMYVGSFSKTLSPGMRVGFLTCHKDIMDRVVVVKQVNDVHTPLLNQMMVTDYINNYDFDEHIKISAQKCGEKCAAMLDGAKKYFPDSVSLTNPDGGIFLWCTMPEGIDTGKIFEKAVEKGIAFVPGRTCMADIDKVSNCFRLNYTTVSNEKIDEGMKILGEILKEYV